In uncultured Bacteroides sp., the following proteins share a genomic window:
- a CDS encoding SUMF1/EgtB/PvdO family nonheme iron enzyme — protein MKNIQKIIFTAIWLPFFSIAVNAQEKELIPLVNVPAGSFYMGGTGIGENFDEAPVHKVIISHPFRIGKTEITNAQYKEFCPEHKTLRGKNGLSKADDEAVIFVSYNDAMAFCKWLSKKEGKTYRLPTEAEWEYACRAGSCYSFSMGDGLPAVYLKDQRIVRDYQSVSLKVGQTPANAFGIYDMHGNVEEWCNDWYGPYPSEVQTDPVGQSRGEFRVTRGGSHSTPETFLRSSNRMAMISEDKHALTGFRIVQAEYPASKPLTNIETALNSEHVSQVKAVWKKQDKEPLFMAPIPFVVKPDCSSKTPFYQHNHQPAITWCDNGDLLAIWFSAEHENGREMVVLASRLRAGAKEWDQASPFFKVPDRNMTGSALMNDGNGTLYHINGVEAAGDWQNLMMIQRISRDNGKTWTFARIIEPEHVKRHQVIAGTIKTKEGWFVQLCDAGPGGKDSTAVHISKDGGQTWTDTGGTIAGIHAGVVQLKDGRLMAFGRNNNVADSTGRMRMPMSISSDMGKTWTYSASEFPPIEGQQRLVLRRLNEGPLLLISFTDHPLRTAPSERGLIFKDKNGKEFRGYGMYAAISFDEGKTWPVKKLLTDGASRYLNGGAWTQFFEMDATHAEPRGYLAATQTPDNVIHLVSSRLHYRFNLSWLLKNGSSSL, from the coding sequence ATGAAAAACATTCAAAAGATAATTTTTACAGCAATATGGCTTCCGTTCTTTTCTATTGCTGTAAATGCACAGGAGAAAGAGCTTATTCCATTGGTAAACGTTCCAGCTGGGAGTTTTTATATGGGGGGAACCGGTATTGGAGAGAACTTTGATGAAGCTCCGGTACACAAAGTGATTATCTCTCATCCTTTCCGAATTGGAAAGACAGAAATTACAAACGCACAATATAAGGAGTTCTGTCCTGAACATAAAACACTTCGTGGGAAGAATGGACTTTCGAAAGCCGATGATGAAGCGGTGATCTTTGTCAGCTATAACGATGCGATGGCTTTTTGTAAATGGCTGAGCAAGAAAGAGGGCAAGACTTATCGTTTGCCCACTGAGGCGGAGTGGGAGTATGCTTGCCGTGCGGGTAGTTGTTATTCTTTTAGTATGGGCGACGGACTGCCGGCTGTCTATCTGAAAGATCAGAGAATAGTGAGAGATTATCAGTCTGTTTCATTAAAGGTAGGACAAACACCAGCCAATGCTTTTGGCATTTATGATATGCATGGAAATGTGGAAGAGTGGTGTAACGACTGGTATGGTCCTTATCCTTCAGAGGTGCAGACTGATCCTGTGGGGCAGAGTAGGGGCGAGTTCAGAGTTACACGTGGAGGAAGCCACAGTACGCCTGAAACTTTTTTGCGTAGTTCGAACCGTATGGCTATGATTTCAGAAGATAAACATGCTTTGACCGGTTTTCGTATTGTACAGGCTGAGTATCCTGCAAGTAAACCGCTTACTAACATTGAAACTGCTTTGAATAGTGAACATGTATCGCAAGTAAAGGCTGTCTGGAAGAAACAAGATAAAGAGCCGTTGTTTATGGCTCCGATTCCTTTCGTTGTAAAGCCCGATTGTTCTTCAAAAACTCCTTTCTATCAACATAATCATCAACCAGCTATTACCTGGTGTGATAATGGTGACTTACTTGCTATCTGGTTCTCTGCCGAACATGAGAATGGACGTGAGATGGTTGTACTTGCTTCCCGGTTGCGTGCCGGAGCTAAGGAATGGGATCAGGCATCGCCTTTCTTTAAGGTACCCGACAGAAATATGACCGGATCGGCATTGATGAATGATGGTAACGGTACGCTTTATCATATTAATGGAGTAGAGGCAGCGGGTGACTGGCAGAACTTAATGATGATTCAAAGAATAAGCCGCGATAATGGAAAAACATGGACTTTTGCGCGAATAATTGAGCCCGAACATGTAAAGCGTCATCAGGTAATTGCTGGGACAATAAAGACAAAAGAGGGTTGGTTTGTTCAGCTTTGTGATGCCGGACCGGGCGGAAAAGATAGCACTGCTGTGCATATCAGCAAAGATGGTGGGCAGACCTGGACTGATACCGGAGGTACTATTGCAGGAATTCATGCGGGTGTGGTTCAGTTGAAGGATGGAAGGCTGATGGCTTTTGGACGAAATAATAACGTTGCCGATTCAACGGGCAGGATGCGTATGCCAATGAGTATTTCTAGCGATATGGGTAAAACGTGGACTTATTCCGCTTCTGAATTTCCGCCTATTGAAGGTCAGCAGCGACTTGTTTTAAGACGACTGAATGAGGGGCCACTTCTGCTTATTTCCTTTACCGATCACCCTTTACGGACAGCTCCTTCTGAGCGTGGATTGATTTTTAAAGATAAAAATGGAAAGGAATTTCGGGGATATGGAATGTATGCAGCTATCTCTTTTGATGAAGGCAAAACATGGCCGGTGAAGAAACTACTCACCGATGGTGCTTCTCGTTATCTGAATGGTGGTGCATGGACACAGTTCTTTGAAATGGATGCCACTCATGCCGAGCCTCGAGGCTATCTGGCCGCTACACAGACACCGGACAATGTGATTCATTTGGTAAGCAGCAGGCTGCATTATCGCTTTAATCTCTCCTGGTTATTAAAAAATGGTTCTTCGTCACTTTAG